The window CTTGCCGGGCTCCCCAACATACTGGCTATACCAACCCATGGCGCACTCCCAGGCAGGTAGGTATCTACCCGAGAGCATTCCTCGGGCTCCGAGCATGCCTATCTCCGTGTCGAACACCCTGCGGTAGTAACGGGCGTTATATACGACAACTCGCCTGCCTTTGATCGCGTCCAGGATGTCAGGGTAGATGTCTTTGAAGCTTGGTGAGTCAGCAAGAGTCTCTTTGGTGTAGCCGTGGACCTTTGCGGCGCCGGGCTCTATTGGCGGCTTCGGCCGGATGGTGGTGTTTATTAGAGGCTCGCCTTCAGGGTCTGCTACTGCTACCTCGACGAAACCTACCGGACTTTTTAGGCCCGTGGTCTCGGAGTCGAGCACCACGAACTCCTTGCCGGAGAGTAGCTCTCTGGCCCAGCGGGACGCCTTCTTCTCACCCAGACTATCCATCTAAGGTATCGTCCAGTCTTCTAGCCTCAGTCCGGACACACGCTCAAACTCGCGGGTGTTGTTGGTCACGAGAGTCGCGTCGAGGCTCCGGGCGTGCGCGGCGATCAAGGTATCGAGCGGTCCAATCGGTGTTCCCATTCTCTCCAGAGCCGACCGGATGAGACCGTATTCTTTAGTGACCTCCGCGCTAAAGTCCATAATCTCTATAGGCAGGAGGAACCGTTCCAGCGCTTGCGTATTTTGTTCGGGGCGCGAGCTCTTCTCGGCGCCGTAGCGAAGCTCCGAGACCGTGATGACCGAAACCCCGATCTCGCCGACCTCGAACTCGTCGAACCTGTGCAGAGCACCCGCCGGGCGCTGGCGTATCAAGTATATGCACATATTCGTATCCAGGAGGTGGCTCAGTCGCATGATAGGCGGCCCACCCTACTATACAGCTCATTCAACCTAGACCATCACTCAGCATCAACCGAACAGCGGCTCACGGTCCTGCTGCTGTGGCGGCTGACCCCTCTCTTGCATAAAATCTTCCGAGAACTCTCCCAGGCTATCGTAGAGCGTACGCCACGAGTCCTCACGTGGAAGCAGCACGACCGCCTCCCCCACCTTCTTGATGAAGACCTCCTCCCCCTCGAAGCGGAACTCCTTTGGCAACCTTACCGCCTGGCTGCGGCCACTCTTGAAGAGCCGGGCTGTGTCCACGCCGAACCTCCTAATGGTATATATTATTAGTGTATACCAACACTCCCAGTTTTTTCGACGTTTTTTGCTGGTGCGCGGCGAACTCGGACCAAAGTCCCCACTACTGCACGGACTTGACCGCTGTACAATAGATCATCATGGAGAATGTAGGTCGGGACCGCACAGGCGACTCTCCGGACATAGAAGCCGCCGGGAACCCCGAGGACGCGAAACCCGAGCCGCATACCGCGCCCGCCTCGCACGAGATCCAGGAGGCCAGCGACCTCCTGAAGGTCGTAGGTGACCGTACCCGGATGCGCATACTCTGTGCTCTGCTAGAAAAAGAGCTCTCGGTAAGCGAACTCCAACAGACCCTCGAGATGGGCCAGTCTGCCGTCTCCCATCAGCTCCGTACCCTCCGCGACGCCAACCTGGTCAAGTACCGCAGGGAGTGGAAGACGGTCTATTACTCTCTGGCCGACCACCACGTCCGCGACTTCCTTAGCGTCGTGGTGGAACACATCCGCCACGACTAACCCGTCCAGGGGCCTGACGCCTATACTACCGAAAGCCTCCTGCCTCCCGGCAACAACATAAACCTACGTCCGAACACCCGAAGAGAGCCTCGGGCTCCTCGTGCCACGAGAACCCGGAGCTTGACATCCTTTTCAAATGAGTGTACGTTCATGTTATAGATAAAATGAACATTTGCTCATGTGATTGGACTACCACGGGCAAAGGAGGCGGGTATGAAGCCCAGCAGAGTCGGCAAGCGGAAAGTGCGGCGTAAGGACTATTCCGCAGATGCTCCTCAGGGTCGCGGGGAGCCGTGGCTCGGTCGGTGGGGACGAGCATGCGCTCGGCGACCATGGACCGTCATAGGGGTGTGGGCGCTTCTGGTTGCGGGATCGGTGATGGTCTACCCGCATTTCGTAGAGCGCCAGACCGCGGCGACCTT of the Rubrobacter aplysinae genome contains:
- a CDS encoding ArsR/SmtB family transcription factor; protein product: MENVGRDRTGDSPDIEAAGNPEDAKPEPHTAPASHEIQEASDLLKVVGDRTRMRILCALLEKELSVSELQQTLEMGQSAVSHQLRTLRDANLVKYRREWKTVYYSLADHHVRDFLSVVVEHIRHD
- the vapC gene encoding type II toxin-antitoxin system tRNA(fMet)-specific endonuclease VapC translates to MRLSHLLDTNMCIYLIRQRPAGALHRFDEFEVGEIGVSVITVSELRYGAEKSSRPEQNTQALERFLLPIEIMDFSAEVTKEYGLIRSALERMGTPIGPLDTLIAAHARSLDATLVTNNTREFERVSGLRLEDWTIP
- a CDS encoding 3'-5' exonuclease; this encodes MDSLGEKKASRWARELLSGKEFVVLDSETTGLKSPVGFVEVAVADPEGEPLINTTIRPKPPIEPGAAKVHGYTKETLADSPSFKDIYPDILDAIKGRRVVVYNARYYRRVFDTEIGMLGARGMLSGRYLPAWECAMGWYSQYVGEPGKRGGYKSQKLPGGDHSALGDCRATLKVLEAISSNQ
- the vapB gene encoding type II toxin-antitoxin system antitoxin VapB, with amino-acid sequence MDTARLFKSGRSQAVRLPKEFRFEGEEVFIKKVGEAVVLLPREDSWRTLYDSLGEFSEDFMQERGQPPQQQDREPLFG